In one Ictalurus furcatus strain D&B chromosome 28, Billie_1.0, whole genome shotgun sequence genomic region, the following are encoded:
- the plp1b gene encoding proteolipid protein 1b isoform X2 yields MCVCVLCVVCVLAVLVCDSPSGCYDSCVRCLGAVPYITLSATLLCYAGVALFCAGAHEALTHTHTLVHTHFARAQQDFEVLADFIKYFQYVVYGLASFFFLYGILLLAEGFYTTSAVKQTFGEFRSTKFSRCLSLTFLIVTCVLAVIWLVVFAFSVIPVYFLFNMAETCHTVHILSETTTSLNQHAWVCVDARQYGLLPWKATPGKVCGMTMANICKEPEFYMTYDLYITALAGAGATLLGLILYIIAATYNYAVLRFLGSKGIRC; encoded by the exons atgtgtgtgtgtgtgttgtgtgtggtgtgtgtgttggccgTGTTGGTGTGTGACTCGCCCTCAGGTTGCTATGACAGCTGTGTGCGTTGCCTTGGCGCCGTGCCGTACATCACTCTGAGCGCCACGCTGCTGTGTTACGCCGGAGTCGCGCTCTTCTGTGCCGGAGCACACGaggccctcacacacacacacacactcgtccaCACACACTTCGCCCGTGCACAGCAAGACTTCGAGGTGCTCGCTGACTT tattaaatattttcagtaTGTGGTTTACGGCCTAGCGTCGTTCTTCTTCCTGTACGGGATTTTGTTGCTCGCTGAGGGATTTTACACCACGAGCGCCGTCAAGCAAACCTTCGGAGAATTCCGGAGTACCAAGTTCAGCCGCTGCCTCAGCCTcacc TTCCTGATCGTGACGTGTGTGTTGGCGGTGATTTGGCTGGTGGTGTTCGCCTTCTCTGTCATTCCCGTCTACTTCCTGTTCAACATGGCCGAGACCTGCCACACCGTGCACATCCTGTCTGAGACCACCACCAGCTTAAACCAACACGCCTGGGTGTGCGTGGACGCGCGGcagtacg gtctgcTCCCTTGGAAGGCTACACCAGGTAAAGTGTGTGGCATGACCATGGCCAACATCTGCAAAGAAcctgag ttctACATGACCTATGACCTTTATATCACCGCTCTCGCCGGAGCAGGAGCCACGCTGCTCGGCCTG atcCTCTATATCATAGCTGCCACCTATAACTACGCTGTTCTGAGGTTTCTCGGTAGTAAGGGGATCCGTTGCTAG
- the si:dkey-125i10.3 gene encoding periaxin — protein sequence MASDVDRQTVFNTIKVRTSLRKDGSWIRRSSNEQKDPQPCKSPVLDNLVPSVESGLVTTSRSPTPKSPTPQSPTPQSPASDQGTPTSPGWRVRRGGSYVLSALRKFETVESPESTPVKNNSSLSKSPEGTPGIIQVEPTPKPAEFNVMDAVTVPVVKTPEVTVPAVKTPEVTVPAVKTPEVTVPAVKTPEVTVPAVKAPEVTVPAVKTPEVTVPVVKTPEVTVPEVTVPAVKTPEVTVPAVKAPEVTVPAVKTPEVTVPAVKTPEVTVPAVKTPEVTVPAVKTPEVTVPAVKAPEVTVPAVKTPEVTVPVVKLPEATVPAVKTPEVTAPVVKTSEVTATAVKTPEVTVPEVIVPVVKTSEVIVPAVKTPEVTVPVVKMPEVTVPVVKTPEVTAPEVTVPVVKTPEVTAPEVTVPVVKTPEVTAPEVTVPVVKTPEVTAPEVTVPAVKTPEVTVPVVKTLELEACVVKTLKAEAAVTETPEAVKGTPETPETPETPVPVSSVALVTSTSQTDGVAKELCSFCNKPVESTAKISLNIPPITCHVDCFQCAMCSKPLGDLMSSMFHHYGKIHCEKCYNTVFNSI from the exons tAAATCTCCAGTCTTGGATAATCTCGTGCCCTCTGTGGAATCCGGTCTAGTCACCACCTCCAGAAGCCCCACCCCTAAAAGTCCCACCCCACAGAGTCCCACCCCTCAGAGCCCCGCTTCTGACCAGGGCACGCCCACTTCTCCAGGATGGCGCGTGAGAAGGGGCGGCTCATACGTACTGTCAGCATTGCGGAAGTTTGA AACTGTGGAGTCACCAGAGAGCACACCAGTGAAAAACAATTCCAGTTTGTCCAAAAG ccctGAAGGTACACCTGGAATAATACAGGTCGAACCAACACCAAAACCTGCTGAATTCAATGTCATGGATGCAGTTACAGTACCTGTGGTAAAGACACCTGAAGTTACAGTACCTGCGGTAAAGACACCTGAAGTTACAGTACCTGCGGTAAAGACACCTGAAGTTACAGTACCTGCGGTAAAGACACCTGAAGTTACAGTACCTGCGGTAAAGGCACCTGAAGTTACAGTACCTGCAGTGAAGACACCTGAAGTTACAGTACCTGTGGTAAAGACACCTGAAGTTACAGTACCTGAAGTTACAGTACCTGCGGTAAAGACACCTGAAGTTACAGTACCTGCGGTGAAGGCACCTGAAGTTACAGTACCTGCAGTGAAGACACCTGAAGTTACAGTACCTGCGGTAAAGACACCTGAAGTTACAGTACCTGCGGTAAAGACACCTGAAGTTACAGTACCTGCGGTAAAGACACCTGAAGTTACAGTACCTGCGGTAAAGGCACCTGAAGTTACAGTACCTGCGGTAAAGACACCTGAAGTTACAGTACCTGTGGTAAAGTTACCTGAAGCTACAGTACCTGCGGTAAAGACACCTGAAGTTACAGCACCTGTGGTAAAGACATCTGAAGTTACAGCAACTGCGGTAAAGACACCTGAAGTTACAGTACCTGAAGTTATAGTACCTGTGGTAAAGACATCTGAAGTTATAGTACCTGCAGTAAAGACACCTGAAGTTACAGTACCTGTGGTAAAGATGCCTGAAGTTACAGTACCTGTGGTAAAGACACCTGAAGTTACAGCACCTGAAGTTACAGTACCTGTGGTAAAGACACCTGAAGTTACAGCACCTGAAGTTACAGTACCTGTGGTAAAGACACCTGAAGTTACAGCACCTGAAGTTACAGTACCTGTGGTAAAGACACCTGAAGTTACAGCACCTGAAGTTACAGTACCTGCGGTAAAGACACCTGAAGTTACAGTACCTGTGGTAAAGACACTTGAACTTGAGGCATGTGTAGTTAAAACTCTTAAAGCTGAGGCAGCCGTAACTGAAACACCTGAAGCCGTGAAAGGGACACCTGAAACACCTGAAACACCTGAAACACCTGTGCCGGTCTCTTCAGTAGCTCTAGTCACCAGCACATCTCAAACTGA CGGTGTTGCTAAGGAGCTGTGTTCCTTCTGTAACAAACCTGTGGAAAGCACTGCGAAGATTTCACTGAACATTCCTCCAATCACCTGCCATGTGGACTGCTTTCAG tgtGCTATGTGTTCTAAACCACTAGGTGACTTGATGTCCTCCATGTTCCACCACTATGGGAAGATTCACTGTGAGAAATGCTATAATACTGTGTTCAACAGCATTTAA
- the plp1b gene encoding proteolipid protein 1b isoform X1, which translates to MINHSCFYLNRNISKENTVSLRSAPVPCVCACVCVCACVCRGSVYCFGNKSTSENDKRREKCESHFITTSQATEQQNPSDHRPAIHTHSHTHIHTHTRTHIHTDIHTPVHMGCYDSCVRCLGAVPYITLSATLLCYAGVALFCAGAHEALTHTHTLVHTHFARAQQDFEVLADFIKYFQYVVYGLASFFFLYGILLLAEGFYTTSAVKQTFGEFRSTKFSRCLSLTFLIVTCVLAVIWLVVFAFSVIPVYFLFNMAETCHTVHILSETTTSLNQHAWVCVDARQYGLLPWKATPGKVCGMTMANICKEPEFYMTYDLYITALAGAGATLLGLILYIIAATYNYAVLRFLGSKGIRC; encoded by the exons ATGATAAAccattcatgtttttatttaaacagaaatatcagcaaaGAGAACACTGTGTCTTTAAGATCTGCCCCagtcccgtgtgtgtgtgcatgtgtgtgtgtgtgtgcgtgtgtgtgcaggggGTCTGTTTATTGTTTTGGAAACAAAAGCACGAGTGAGAACgataaaagaagagagaagtgtGAGAGTCACTTTATCACCACATCACAGGCAACCGAGCAGCAAAACCCCTCGGACCACCGCCccgcaatacacacacactcacacacacacatacacacacacacacgcacacacattcacactgacATACACACGCCGGTACACATGG GTTGCTATGACAGCTGTGTGCGTTGCCTTGGCGCCGTGCCGTACATCACTCTGAGCGCCACGCTGCTGTGTTACGCCGGAGTCGCGCTCTTCTGTGCCGGAGCACACGaggccctcacacacacacacacactcgtccaCACACACTTCGCCCGTGCACAGCAAGACTTCGAGGTGCTCGCTGACTT tattaaatattttcagtaTGTGGTTTACGGCCTAGCGTCGTTCTTCTTCCTGTACGGGATTTTGTTGCTCGCTGAGGGATTTTACACCACGAGCGCCGTCAAGCAAACCTTCGGAGAATTCCGGAGTACCAAGTTCAGCCGCTGCCTCAGCCTcacc TTCCTGATCGTGACGTGTGTGTTGGCGGTGATTTGGCTGGTGGTGTTCGCCTTCTCTGTCATTCCCGTCTACTTCCTGTTCAACATGGCCGAGACCTGCCACACCGTGCACATCCTGTCTGAGACCACCACCAGCTTAAACCAACACGCCTGGGTGTGCGTGGACGCGCGGcagtacg gtctgcTCCCTTGGAAGGCTACACCAGGTAAAGTGTGTGGCATGACCATGGCCAACATCTGCAAAGAAcctgag ttctACATGACCTATGACCTTTATATCACCGCTCTCGCCGGAGCAGGAGCCACGCTGCTCGGCCTG atcCTCTATATCATAGCTGCCACCTATAACTACGCTGTTCTGAGGTTTCTCGGTAGTAAGGGGATCCGTTGCTAG
- the plp1b gene encoding proteolipid protein 1b isoform X3 yields MFPMKQPWLCKVLGCYDSCVRCLGAVPYITLSATLLCYAGVALFCAGAHEALTHTHTLVHTHFARAQQDFEVLADFIKYFQYVVYGLASFFFLYGILLLAEGFYTTSAVKQTFGEFRSTKFSRCLSLTFLIVTCVLAVIWLVVFAFSVIPVYFLFNMAETCHTVHILSETTTSLNQHAWVCVDARQYGLLPWKATPGKVCGMTMANICKEPEFYMTYDLYITALAGAGATLLGLILYIIAATYNYAVLRFLGSKGIRC; encoded by the exons ATGTTCCCGATGAAGCAGCCCTggctgtgtaaagttttag GTTGCTATGACAGCTGTGTGCGTTGCCTTGGCGCCGTGCCGTACATCACTCTGAGCGCCACGCTGCTGTGTTACGCCGGAGTCGCGCTCTTCTGTGCCGGAGCACACGaggccctcacacacacacacacactcgtccaCACACACTTCGCCCGTGCACAGCAAGACTTCGAGGTGCTCGCTGACTT tattaaatattttcagtaTGTGGTTTACGGCCTAGCGTCGTTCTTCTTCCTGTACGGGATTTTGTTGCTCGCTGAGGGATTTTACACCACGAGCGCCGTCAAGCAAACCTTCGGAGAATTCCGGAGTACCAAGTTCAGCCGCTGCCTCAGCCTcacc TTCCTGATCGTGACGTGTGTGTTGGCGGTGATTTGGCTGGTGGTGTTCGCCTTCTCTGTCATTCCCGTCTACTTCCTGTTCAACATGGCCGAGACCTGCCACACCGTGCACATCCTGTCTGAGACCACCACCAGCTTAAACCAACACGCCTGGGTGTGCGTGGACGCGCGGcagtacg gtctgcTCCCTTGGAAGGCTACACCAGGTAAAGTGTGTGGCATGACCATGGCCAACATCTGCAAAGAAcctgag ttctACATGACCTATGACCTTTATATCACCGCTCTCGCCGGAGCAGGAGCCACGCTGCTCGGCCTG atcCTCTATATCATAGCTGCCACCTATAACTACGCTGTTCTGAGGTTTCTCGGTAGTAAGGGGATCCGTTGCTAG